One genomic window of Peromyscus maniculatus bairdii isolate BWxNUB_F1_BW_parent chromosome 2, HU_Pman_BW_mat_3.1, whole genome shotgun sequence includes the following:
- the Tnfrsf8 gene encoding tumor necrosis factor receptor superfamily member 8 isoform X1 — protein MSALRAAMGLLFLGMLRAFPKDRPLKTTCAGDPSYYPGEAAGSCCYRCPPGLSPTQPCPQSRAHCRKQCDPDHYVNEDGYCTACVTCLEGLVEKAPCSSNSSRLCECQPGMYCKTPAINSCARCVAHSRCPGGKVVKFPGTAEEDTVCEFPSPGSGPDCSNPDDCKTLTSHATPQATPTLKSPPTDGKRSTRLAQEDAAELSHVPESPSSQASEPNPDPDNAETNMTLELPPPGTLPDFSTSGNSEEPASTASTQSLLGDAQTSSRMQPTSPLSTGTPFLDPGPMLFWVAMVMLLVGSSCFFLCYWKACRRRIQQKFHLDYLAQTFQPKMEQVDFRPTEKPAQLKRSESVTDPITGHKSSPVNPPAVETCTNVGAACLESLPLLEESTAGNPLAPREPPEPRVSTEHTNNRIEKIYIMKADTVIVGSVKTEVPEGRAPAGSTEPESEAELEVDHAPHYPEQETEPPLGSCTEVMFSVEEGGKEDHWPMTVSEK, from the exons GATCGACCACTCAAGACCACCTGTGCCGGAGACCCCAGCTACTACCCTGGGGAGGCTGCTGGGAGCTGCTGTTACCGCTGTCCCCCAG GCTTGTCTCCAACACAGCCATGCCCACAGAGTCGTGCCCATTGTAGGAAGCAATGTGATCCCGACCACTATGTGAATGAGGATGGGTACTGCACAGCCTGCGTGACCTGTTTGGAAG GTCTCGTGGAGAAGGCTCCATGCTCCAGCAACTCTTCCCGCCTCTGCGAGTGCCAGCCTGGCATGTACTGCAAAACACCAGCTATCAATTCCTGCGCCCGCTGTGTGGCACACTCCCGCTGCCCTGGGGGGAAGGTGGTCAAGTTCCCAG GCACAGCAGAGGAAGACACCGTCTGTGAGTTTCCATCCCCAGGATCTGGCCCTGATTGCTCCAATCCAGATGACTGCAAGACGCTTACTAG CCACGCCACTCCTCAGGCCACGCCCACTCTGAAGTCCCCACCCACAGACGGTAAGAGGAGCACCCGCCTTGCGCAGGAAGATGCTGCTGAACTGTCCCATGTTCCAGagtctccctcttcccaggcaaGCGAGCCCAACCCAGACCCAG ATAATGCAGAGACGAATATGACCTTGGAGCTGCCACCTCCAGGGACCCTCCCTGACTTCAGCACCTCAGGAAACAGCGAGGAGCCTGCCAG TACCGCCTCTACCCAGAGCCTCCTGGGAGATGCCCAGACCAGCAGTAGGATGCAGCCTACCTCTCCCTTGTCCACAGGAACACCGTTTCTGGATCCAG GGCCCATGCTCTTCTGGGTGGCCATGGTGATGCTGCTGGTTGGCTCCAGCTGTTTCTTCCTGTGTTACTGGAAGGCCTGCAGGAGGCGGATCCAGCAGA AGTTCCACCTGGACTACCTAGCCCAGACCTTCCAGCCGAAGATGGAGCAGGTGG atttcagACCTACTGAAAAACCAGCT CAGCTGAAGAGAAGTGAGTCAGTGACAGATCCCATCACAGGACACAAGTCGAGCCCAGTGAACCCTCCAGCTGTGGAGACTTGTACCAATGTTGGGGCGGCCTGTCTGGAGAGCCTGCCACTGCTGGAAGAAAGCACAGCTGGGAATCCTTTGGCCCCCAGGGAACCTCCAGAGCCCCGAGTATCCACGGAACACACGAATAACAGGATTG AGAAAATCTACATCATGAAGGCTGACACAGTGATTGTGGGCTCTGTGAAGACCGAAGTCCCTGAAGGCCGGGCTCCAGCAGGATCGACCGAACCTGAGTCAGAAGCTGAATTGGAAGTGGACCATGCCCCTCACTACCCGGAGCAGGAGACAGAACCACCGCTGGGCAGCTGCACTGAGGTCATGTTCTCagtagaagaaggaggaaaagaggaccACTGGCCCATGACTGTCTCTGAGAAGTGA
- the Tnfrsf8 gene encoding tumor necrosis factor receptor superfamily member 8 isoform X2 — protein sequence MSALRAAMGLLFLGMLRAFPKDRPLKTTCAGDPSYYPGEAAGSCCYRCPPGLSPTQPCPQSRAHCRKQCDPDHYVNEDGYCTACVTCLEGLVEKAPCSSNSSRLCECQPGMYCKTPAINSCARCVAHSRCPGGKVVKFPGTAEEDTVCEFPSPGSGPDCSNPDDCKTLTSHATPQATPTLKSPPTDGKRSTRLAQEDAAELSHVPESPSSQASEPNPDPDNAETNMTLELPPPGTLPDFSTSGNSEEPASTASTQSLLGDAQTSSRMQPTSPLSTGTPFLDPGPMLFWVAMVMLLVGSSCFFLCYWKACRRRIQQKFHLDYLAQTFQPKMEQVDFRPTEKPALKRSESVTDPITGHKSSPVNPPAVETCTNVGAACLESLPLLEESTAGNPLAPREPPEPRVSTEHTNNRIEKIYIMKADTVIVGSVKTEVPEGRAPAGSTEPESEAELEVDHAPHYPEQETEPPLGSCTEVMFSVEEGGKEDHWPMTVSEK from the exons GATCGACCACTCAAGACCACCTGTGCCGGAGACCCCAGCTACTACCCTGGGGAGGCTGCTGGGAGCTGCTGTTACCGCTGTCCCCCAG GCTTGTCTCCAACACAGCCATGCCCACAGAGTCGTGCCCATTGTAGGAAGCAATGTGATCCCGACCACTATGTGAATGAGGATGGGTACTGCACAGCCTGCGTGACCTGTTTGGAAG GTCTCGTGGAGAAGGCTCCATGCTCCAGCAACTCTTCCCGCCTCTGCGAGTGCCAGCCTGGCATGTACTGCAAAACACCAGCTATCAATTCCTGCGCCCGCTGTGTGGCACACTCCCGCTGCCCTGGGGGGAAGGTGGTCAAGTTCCCAG GCACAGCAGAGGAAGACACCGTCTGTGAGTTTCCATCCCCAGGATCTGGCCCTGATTGCTCCAATCCAGATGACTGCAAGACGCTTACTAG CCACGCCACTCCTCAGGCCACGCCCACTCTGAAGTCCCCACCCACAGACGGTAAGAGGAGCACCCGCCTTGCGCAGGAAGATGCTGCTGAACTGTCCCATGTTCCAGagtctccctcttcccaggcaaGCGAGCCCAACCCAGACCCAG ATAATGCAGAGACGAATATGACCTTGGAGCTGCCACCTCCAGGGACCCTCCCTGACTTCAGCACCTCAGGAAACAGCGAGGAGCCTGCCAG TACCGCCTCTACCCAGAGCCTCCTGGGAGATGCCCAGACCAGCAGTAGGATGCAGCCTACCTCTCCCTTGTCCACAGGAACACCGTTTCTGGATCCAG GGCCCATGCTCTTCTGGGTGGCCATGGTGATGCTGCTGGTTGGCTCCAGCTGTTTCTTCCTGTGTTACTGGAAGGCCTGCAGGAGGCGGATCCAGCAGA AGTTCCACCTGGACTACCTAGCCCAGACCTTCCAGCCGAAGATGGAGCAGGTGG atttcagACCTACTGAAAAACCAGCT CTGAAGAGAAGTGAGTCAGTGACAGATCCCATCACAGGACACAAGTCGAGCCCAGTGAACCCTCCAGCTGTGGAGACTTGTACCAATGTTGGGGCGGCCTGTCTGGAGAGCCTGCCACTGCTGGAAGAAAGCACAGCTGGGAATCCTTTGGCCCCCAGGGAACCTCCAGAGCCCCGAGTATCCACGGAACACACGAATAACAGGATTG AGAAAATCTACATCATGAAGGCTGACACAGTGATTGTGGGCTCTGTGAAGACCGAAGTCCCTGAAGGCCGGGCTCCAGCAGGATCGACCGAACCTGAGTCAGAAGCTGAATTGGAAGTGGACCATGCCCCTCACTACCCGGAGCAGGAGACAGAACCACCGCTGGGCAGCTGCACTGAGGTCATGTTCTCagtagaagaaggaggaaaagaggaccACTGGCCCATGACTGTCTCTGAGAAGTGA